The sequence below is a genomic window from Sphingomonas jaspsi DSM 18422.
GTCGCGCTGGAAGGCGGCGGCGATTCCGTCGAACTGGGTTGTGCCGGTGAACCCGTAAAGCAGTGAAATGCCGTAGAGCAGGATGCCCGAAGCCAGGCCGCCGAGAACGAAATATTTGAGGCCCGCTTCGGCCGACCGGTCGTCGGTGCGCCGATAGGACGCCAGCACATAGGCCGCGAGGCTGTTGAGTTCGAGGCCGACATAGAGCGTCATCAGGCTAGTCGCGCTGACCATCACGCTCATGCCGGTGGCGGCGAGGAGGACGAGGACCGGATATTCGGCGGCATGTTCGAAATCGCGTTCGAACCAGTTGTGCGCCATCAGGATCGCGACGGCGGCACAGCCGTAGATCAGCACCTTGCCGAACGCGCCGAACCCGTCGGCGGCGATAAGGCCACCGAACAGTGCGCCGGCTTGGCTGGGCGCGCCAATCAACGCGGCGCCCGCAGCGATGAGCAGCGCGATCGCGGCCCAGCTGGTGAGGCCCGCGGCGCGCTTTCCACCGAACGCCGCGACCATCATCAGCACGATCGAACCGACCGTCAGGATGGCTTCAGGAAGGATGGCGGCGAAATTCATCAGTGCGCTTCCCCATGATGGGCTTCAGCTTTTGGAGAGGGTTTGCCTGCGGTCAGGTGCGCGTCGCCGGCCAGCTTGGCGCGCTCGAGACGCTCCAGCAAGTGACCGACGTCGTTGCGCATCGGACGCAGGAAGGATTCGGGATAGACGCCCATCCACAAGGTTGCGGCGGCGATCGGGCCCAGCAGCCACAGCTCGCGCATGTCCATGTCGGGCATGGCCGCTGCGTCGGCATTCTTCGGCGTGCCGTAGCAAATGCGCCAGTAGAGGTAGAGCATGTAAGCCGCGCCGAGGATGATTCCGGTCGTCGCGACGATCGCCGCCCAGCTCGACGCCTCGTAGGTGCCCATCAGCGACAGGAATTCGCCGACGAAGTTGCTCAACCCCGGCAGGCCGACGCTCGCCATGGTGAAGAACAGGAAGAAAAAGGCGTATTTGGGCATGTTGTCGGCAAGCCCGCCGTACCGCGCGATCTCACGGGTATGCAGCCTGTCGTAGATAATGCCGACGCACAGGAATAGCGCGCCCGATACCAGGCCGTGCCCGAGCATGACCATCAGGCCACCTTCGATCCCCTGCCGATTGAAGGCGAACAGGCCGAAGGTGACGAACGCCATGTGCGCGACCGACGAATAGGCGATCAGCTTCTTCATGTCGTGCTGGACCAGCGCGATCAGCGAGGTGACAACCACCGCGATGCCGCTGAGCACGAATACGAACGGCATGAACTGGGCGGACGCTTCGGGGAACATTGGCAGGCTGAAGCGGACAAAGCCGTAGCCGCCCATCTTCAGCAACACGCCGGCCAGGATGACCGAACCCGCCGTCGGCGCCTGCACGTGCGCATCGGGAAGCCAGGTGTGGACCGGCCACATCGGCATCTTGACCGCGAAGCTGGCGAAGAAGGCCAGCCACAGCCACCATTGCAACGACGGATCGAAATCATAGGCCATGAGCGCCGGGATCGAGGTCGTCCCCGCCTTGCCGATCATCACCAGCATGGCGATCAGCATCAGCACCGAGCCGGCCAGCGTGTAGAGGAAGAATTTGTAGCTCGCCTTGATGCGGTCCGCGCCGCCCCAGATGCCGATGATCAGGTACATCGGGATAAGGCCGCCTTCGAAGAAGATGTAGAACAGCAGCAGGTCCTGCGCCGCAAAGACGCCGATCATCAGCGCCTCCATCAGCAGGAAGGCGGACATATATTCGGGCACGCGCTTGTCGATCGCGCGCCACGACGCGCCGATGCAGATCGGCATCAGGAACAGCGACAACATGATCAGCATCAGCGCGATGCCGTCGATGCCCAGCGCATAGGTGACGCCGCCGCCGAGGGGCACGCTTTCGGTGAACTGCCACTGCGCGCCGTTGGGGTCGAATGCGACCCACATCGCAATGCCGATCGCCAGGTTGGCGAGCGTGGCGATCAGCGCGGTCCAGCGCGCGCCGTTGGCGCCGACGAACAGCGATACGATGCCCGCCGCAAGGAGCGGGATCGCGATCAGGATGGAAAGGATCGGAAGACCGCTCATTTGACCCACCAGAAGACCCAGGTCGCCGCGCCGATCAGGCCGAGCAGCATCACCAGGGCATAGCTATAGACATAACCCGATTGCAGGCGGGTCGTGAGGCGATTGCCGACGGCCACCACCGTCGCCGCACCGTGCGGGCCGAAGCGGTCGATGGTCTGTTCGTCCCCGCGCTTCCAGAAGAAGCGGCCGAGCGCCAGCGACGGCTTCACGAACACCGCGTTGTAGAGCTCGTCGAAGTACCACTTGTGCATCAGGAACTTGTGGAGCTGCGGGAACATGGCGACGAACGCGGCCGGTGCGTCGGGCTTTGCGATATAGTTGCGGTAGGCGATTGCGAGACCGGTCAGCATGACGACCAGCGGCGCCAGCTTCACCCACAGCGGCACTTCATGGCTGGCGTGGGCCAGATGTTCGTTGAACACCAGGCTGCCCTTCCAGAATTCGGCCGCGCCTTCGGGCGACACGAAATAATGTTCGAAGCCGAAGCCTGCGAAGACCGCGCCCACCGAAAGCACGCCCAAGGGGATCAGCATCGACCACGGGCTTTCATGCGGATGGTAACCCGCCGTGCCTTCGACCGTGGCGTGACCATGGTCGTGCGCGCTGTCATGATCCGACGATGCTTGCCCTTCGTCTTCGTGATGGTGGTGAACGGCGTGCTGGATGTGCTCGCTACCCGCCCAGCGCGCCTTGCCGAAGAAGGTCAGGAACATCAGGCGCCAGCTGTAAAAGCTGGTCAGCAGCGCTGCAAACGCGCCGATGAAAAAGGCGATGTGGCCATGGACGCTGCCGCTGGCGAAGGCGTTCTCCAGGATCGCGTCCTTCGAATAGAAGCCGGCGAAGCCGAATACGCCCATGATGCCGA
It includes:
- a CDS encoding NADH-quinone oxidoreductase subunit M, which encodes MSGLPILSILIAIPLLAAGIVSLFVGANGARWTALIATLANLAIGIAMWVAFDPNGAQWQFTESVPLGGGVTYALGIDGIALMLIMLSLFLMPICIGASWRAIDKRVPEYMSAFLLMEALMIGVFAAQDLLLFYIFFEGGLIPMYLIIGIWGGADRIKASYKFFLYTLAGSVLMLIAMLVMIGKAGTTSIPALMAYDFDPSLQWWLWLAFFASFAVKMPMWPVHTWLPDAHVQAPTAGSVILAGVLLKMGGYGFVRFSLPMFPEASAQFMPFVFVLSGIAVVVTSLIALVQHDMKKLIAYSSVAHMAFVTFGLFAFNRQGIEGGLMVMLGHGLVSGALFLCVGIIYDRLHTREIARYGGLADNMPKYAFFFLFFTMASVGLPGLSNFVGEFLSLMGTYEASSWAAIVATTGIILGAAYMLYLYWRICYGTPKNADAAAMPDMDMRELWLLGPIAAATLWMGVYPESFLRPMRNDVGHLLERLERAKLAGDAHLTAGKPSPKAEAHHGEAH